The Solanum pennellii chromosome 4, SPENNV200 genomic interval CACGATGAACTAAGTAAAGTCAATGAAGATGAATGTGAAGAATATGATGAGGAAACTATGATGCCTGAACACCTTACTGACGACTTGAGGAACCTTGCAGATAATAAAAATCCCAACCTAGATGAGACAGAGATAACCAACTTAGGAGATGACGAGTCGGTTAGAGAAACCCGAGTCAGTATCCATTTGACAGcaatagaaaaggaaaaattggtCGAGCTGCTCAAACAATACATCGATGTGTTTGCCTGGTCTTATGTTGACATGCCAGGATTAAGCACTGATATTGTTTCCCATAGGTTGCCTATCAATTCAGAGTATTGTCCGGTAAAGCAGAAAACCAGAAAGTTCAAACCTGATCTGAGTTTAAGAATAAAGGAAGAGGTCATGAAGCAGATCGAATCGAAGGTCGTCGAAGTGACTAAGTATCCCACTTGGTTGTCTAACATTTTTCCAGTAGCGAAGAAAGATGGAAATATTAGGATATGCGTGGATTATCGGGATCTCAACAAAGCAAGTCCAAAAGACAATTTCCCGTTGCCAAACATCCATATACTCATTGATAATTGTGCCAAGCATGAGTTGCAATCTTTCGTGGATTGTTTTGCGGGATACCACCAGATCTTAATGGATGAAGAAGATGCAGAGAAAACAACATTCATCACCCCTTGGGGAGTCTACCATTATCGAGTGATGTCGTTCGGCCTCAAGAATGCTGGAGCCACTTACACGAGAGCTATGACCACCATATTCCATGATATGATCCACAAATAAATTGAGGTGTATGTGGACGATGTCATCATAAAGTCCCGCGAGAGTTCAGATCATCTGATGCACCTGGAAAAGTTCTTTGACAGGTTACGTAGGTATGATTTGAAGTTGAACCCAGCGAAGTGTGCATTTAAAGTACCTGCGGGAAGTTACTCAGTTTCATAGTTAGTAGAAGAGGTATCGAGCTTGATCCTTCCAAGATCAAGACAATTCAAGACTTGCCTCCTCCAAAGACTAAGAAGGAAGTAATGAGTTTTCTAGGGAGACTGAATTACATCAGTCGATTCATAGCCCAATCAACGGTGATCTGTGAACCCATATTCAAGTTGTTACGAAAGAATGTGCCAACCAAGTGGACCGAAGAATGTCAGAAGGCTTTTGACACTATCAAAAGTTACCTTTCAAATCCGCCAGTATTGGTGCCACCACGCGCAGGTAGtcctttgttattgtatttatccATCTCTGACAACGCATTTGGGTGTGTGTTGGGACAACATGATGAAATTGGAAGAAAGGAGAGAGCTATATACTACTTGAGCAAGAAGTTCACATCGTATGAGGCTCGGTATACCCTCTTAGAGAGAACTTGTTGTGCTTTGACTTGGGTTGCTCAAAAATTGAGACATTATCTGTCGGCTTATACAATACATCTTATTTCAAGAATGGACCCACTCAAGTACATATTTCAGAAGGCAATGCCCACAGGAAAGCTAGCGAAATGGCAAATTTTGTTGAGTGAGTTTGACATTGTATACATGACTCAGAAAGCAATCAAGGGCCAAGCCTTGGCCGATCACCTTGCTGAAAACCCAGTAGATGAAGGATATGAACCACTTAAAACGTATTTCCCTGATGAAGAAGTATTGTTTGTAGGAAAAGACATATCAGAATCATATCCTGGTTGGAGAATGGTCTTTGATGGAGCAGTTAACTCTAGAGGATCAGGAATTGGAGCCGTATTGATATCTGAATCAGGACAACATTTTCCAGCAACAGCGAAGCTTAGATTTCGATGCACTAATAACATGGCTGAGtacgaagcttgtattcttggCATTAGAATGGCTCTTGACATGAACATCCAAGAATTACTGATAATTGGTGATTCAAACTTGTTGATTCATcaggttcaaggagaatgggccgTGAAGAATCCTAAAATCTTACCTTACGTATAACTGGTACGGAGGTTATGTAAAAGATTTAGGAAGACCGAGTTCAGACACACCCCGAGAATACAAAATGAGTTTGTTGATGCTGTCGCAACCATATCCTCCATGATACAACACCCAGAAAAGAGTTACATTGACCCACTTGAGATAGGTTTAAAAGAACAACCAGCACATTATTTACATGTGGAAAAGGAATCGGATGGAAATCCATGGTATATCGATGTGAAAAGGTACTTAGAAGCTGGCGAATACCCTGAAAAAGCAACAAGCAGCCAAAAGAAAACAATTCGAAGAATGACAAACAACTTCTTTTTGAATGGGGAGATtctttataggaggactcctGATCTGGGATTACTACGATGTGTGGATGCTGTAGAAGCCACAAAATTGCTCGAAGAAGTGCACGCTGGAATGTGCGGGACGCATATGAATGGGTTTACATTAGCAAAGAAAATCTTAAGGGCAGGATACTTCAGGATGACTATGGAAACGATTGTGTTCGATTTGTCCAAAGATGTCATAAATGTTAGGACATGGAGATCTGATCAAAGTACCTCCTCACGAGCTCAATGAAATGAGTTCTTCTTGGCCATTTGTAGCATGGGGCATGGATGTTATTGGACCAATTGATCCTGCGGCCTCCAATGGTCATAGGTTTATTTTGGTcgccattgattatttcacgAAGTGGGTCGAAGCTGCTTCCTATAAAGCTGTGACGAAGAAAGTTGTGActgattttgttcgcaacaaCTTGATATGTCGTTTTGGAGTTCCTGAGTCTCTCATCACGGACAATGGTGAAAATCTTAACAGTCATTTGATGAAAGAGATATGTGAACAATTCAAAATTACCCACCGTAATTCAACTGCATatcgtcctcaaatgaatggAGCTGTGGAAGCTgccaataagaacatcaagagGATATTGAGAAAGATGATTACCAACTACAAATGTTGGCATGAAAATTTTCCTTATGCCTTGCTAGGTTATCGCACCACAATTCGAACTTCAACTGGAGCAACTCCGTATTTGTTAGTATACGGAACAGAGGCAGTGATACCGGCTGAAGTTGAGATACCGTCTTTGAGGATTATTCAGGAAGCTGGATTGAGCGATGTCGAATGGGTTCGTGATCGATATGAGCAGTTAACATTGATTGATGAGAAAAAAATGAGTGTCGTTTGTCATGGCCAGTTGTATCAACAGAGAATGATTCGTGCTTTCAACAAGAAAGTAAAAGTTCGAACATTTGAGGTAGGTCAATTGGTGTTGAAGcgcatttttcctcatcaagagGAATATAAAGGGAAATTTGCACCTAACTGGCAAGGATCGTATGTTGTACACAAAGTACTGTCAAGAGGAGCTTTGGTCCTAGCAGAGATGGACGGTAGAGTATGGAGAAAAGCTATCAATTAAGATGCCGTCAAGAGATATTACATTTGAAGAATGCtatttctttcctttatttCCTTGTAATCGCAATTTGTTCGTAATCTTTGTCGCATTAATCTTTGGGACATTCCTTCTGTacttgaactacgttcgacctgaattctccaaaacgagatacgtaggcggcctatgtcggcctcggtcgttTTCTTATCAAAATTTCTTATTCATGTTAACCATCGATAgaggaactacgtttgacctgattcctgcctcaacgggatacgtaggcgccacaagggttcggtcatattCCCAATAAGATTTCCATTTCCCTTCATAatggaaactgggacagaatttttgagaggatctaaAAAATCCTACACGAAGAGTTCTTTTTTACAAACAAGGGTCAAAGATCATATCAAAATATCCGATTAGAGTATGATTTTAaggaaatatcaaaaaattgcAAGATATCATGACCTTCGTGATTACcatcaaatttcttttaaaacatttaCTGGGACAGATTTTTTGAGGAAGgcctcaaaaattccatcaaggGTACTCGGAACGTCAGAGTCAACTTCAACTACTTCAATATGACATATTTACAAGGAGTTCTGAAATTCCAACAAGATATCTATCAAGACAGAATCTGAGACAAAGGGTTTTGTTTGTGTCGTGCATGTCGTGACGATTACTTAGCaaagattttctttaaaactatGTTTCTAAAAACTTCGTACATAACAagtgttttaatttaaatatgatcTTGTCTTTTGTCTATAGCGATTCGTAGGGTCAACCAAACTTCCAAAGATAGCAAGATAAGAAGAAAGACGATTGGAAGAAATCAACACAGATCAGTGTTCCAAAACTAACATTGTTTTTGAAGATGCAGGAATAAATAAGATCATcaaagataatatatttatcaaccAACTATTTCGGGAGAGCCTATCGGCAAATATCTGATTATGAGTGAAACATATCAACTCTACCAAAGAATACAACATTCACAGTCGAATCCATTGTATTCAAACTGCCGAGAAGGCCATGCATATTCAAACTGCCGAGAAGGCCATTCATATTAAATTGCCGAGAGGGACATTCATATAAAATTGCCGAGAGGGCCATCATATTCAAAAGCCAAGAGGGCCATCATATTCAAAcgccgagagggccattcatattcacacTGCCGAGAAGGCCATGCATATTCAAACTACCGAGAAGTCCATTCATATTAAATtgccgagagggccattcatatcaaattgccgagagggccattcatattcaaactgccgAGAAGGCCATGCATATTAAATtgccgagagggccattcatattaaATTGCCGAGAGGGCCATCATATTCAAAAGCCAAGAGGGCCATCATATTCAAACGTCGAGAGGGCCATTCCTATTCAAACTGCCGAGAAGGCCATGCATATTCAAACTGCCGAGAAGGCCATGCATATTAAATTGgcgagagggccattcatattaaatttccgagagggccatcatattcaaaagccaagagggccatcatattcaaacgttgagagggccattcatattcaaactgccgAGAAGGCCATGCATATTCAAACTGCCGAGAAAGCCATTCATATTAAATtgccgagagggccattcatatcaAATTGCCGAGAGGGCCATCATATTCAAAAGCCAAGAGGGCCATCATATTCAAACGCCGAGAGgtccattcatattcaaactgccgAGAAGGCCATGCATATTCAAACTGCCGAGAAGGCCATTCATATTAAATTGtcgagagggccattcatatcaaattgccgagagggccattcatattcaaactgccaAGAAGGCCATGCATATTCAAACTGCCGAGAAGGCCATTCATATTAAATTaccgagagggccattcatatcaAATTTCTGAGAGGGCCATCATATTCAAAcgccgagagggccattcatattcaaacagCCGAGAGGCCATGCATATTCAAACTGCCGAGaaggccattcatattcaaatgcCAAGAAGGCCATTGTATTCAAACGCCAAGAGGGCCATCATATTCATTCATCAAGAAACATTAGTCTATTTTTCACCACTGCTATACTAAAAGAAAAGTACAGTGAACAGTCATGCCGCAAATATGAGATACATGTTCTATTTGCATTATGCCAAACTGATAGAAGTTAACGTAAAATATTCAAGGAGAACAATTAAGTTCCAACATGGTGGGGACGACATCAAAAGGGATGCGGCACAAcgttgaattttctttttcttcgcagtgaactgggacatagtccaaagaggagtgtcaaactcttaACACGCGAGCTGAGGAGcaacttccaccacaatcaaaccacacccctatcaaaAGGCGTGTGGGTTTTACTTTTAGTTCATCGATTTCAATTTCGCATCCACCAGAGGCAACTTTCTAATCTGAGTGACAGCGCACCACGaactttggaaattatgtccatgTAAGTTCTTACTTATAGATGTGAAGAGCTCCACATTCATGGCTAGGAGGGTGCAAGCCTATTTTCCACACTCGTTTTATTTTTCACTCCTCCAAAACCAAAGGTTATCttgcataatagatttccttttcaactgatcgagtcgaactacaaacaACCTGATTCCTtaggtttaaggatatgtaggcgggttcaatgttgaaaactcggtTGTATTCCGACATCCTTTTTTAAATCTTATTCTCGAGCATTCCATTCTCTTCATAGAGCATTCCGTTCTCTTCATAATTCCGTTCTCTTCatattcgatatatatatatatagatggtTTGCAAGTTATCTTAAATAGCttcgtttttattttatttattaattaaatttatatgttctatataattatatgattaGCATATTTTATGgatatttaaaaatcatctcaaaaagattttatatattattaagtaggttataattttgaattaatgagtttcatgaaattcaaaatacttaaaaattattttaggacttttgtcattttatataattttaaataataaatatgtatattcttattatcatgttattttataaatattcgaAAATCGTCACcaaaaatttttatgttttagttaGAAACTTTATTAATTcactttattttaagttatagttataattttgagttaattagtttataattaatttaattattatatcttGTTAAGATTAAGAGgatcgttaattaattaatgttaattcaTCTAAATTTTTACTCAATTGGCTAACTTCTTAATTCCTATTTGGCTATAATTGCAATTGAATTGACTATCTTTATAACTTCCCTTTTAAGCTCATTTTTTCAGCTTTAGTTTTGGGCccaatttcaattcaattttcagCCCAACAACAATACAATCAGCAGCCCAACAACAATACAATCAGCAGCCCACACCAATACACAATTCCAAAGATACCCATTCTCAATAACAAACCCAATTTGTTAAACATTCCCAACCCAGCAACAATACCCGACCCACCCCTGTAGGTCGTCTTCTCCGCTGAAAATCAGCGAGACACCAGTGAGGAACGAGCAACGTACGCTGCAAGCCAGACACACGCCGTAATTTTCAGGGAGAAGTTGGCATCCAACAGTACCCTTTGtacgtcttcttcttcttttcctcaAAACTCGGATGGTTCTAACTCCAAACGGCGCTACAGTACCGTCGTCGTCCTTCTCGTCCCTTTTCCCCCTTTTGCGGATTTTCAGAATAAAGATACAACTCCCCCATGCCTTTTACTGTTGATCTTGgaaagaagcaaaaaaaaaacacagaaGAATTTCAAACTCTTTCTTTGAAAAATCCAATGGATCTCCCACAAAAATTTCTATGTTCTTCCCCTATAAATAGTTCCCATGCTTAAAGGATTTGGGAGGAGGCAGCGG includes:
- the LOC107016482 gene encoding uncharacterized protein LOC107016482, which codes for MIQHPEKSYIDPLEIGLKEQPAHYLHVEKESDGNPWYIDVKRYLEAGEYPEKATSSQKKTIRRMTNNFFLNGEILYRRTPDLGLLRCVDAVEATKLLEEVHAGMCGTHMNGFTLAKKILRAGYFRMTMETIVFDLSKDVINVRTWRSDQTWGMDVIGPIDPAASNGHRFILVAIDYFTKWVEAASYKAVTKKVVTDFVRNNLICRFGVPESLITDNGENLNSHLMKEICEQFKITHRNSTAYRPQMNGAVEAANKNIKRILRKMITNYKCWHENFPYALLGYRTTIRTSTGATPYLLVYGTEAVIPAEVEIPSLRIIQEAGLSDVEWVRDRYEQLTLIDEKKMSVVCHGQLYQQRMIRAFNKKVKVRTFEVGQLVLKRIFPHQEEYKGKFAPNWQGSYVVHKVLSRGALVLAEMDGRVWRKAIN